A DNA window from Altererythrobacter sp. B11 contains the following coding sequences:
- the lon gene encoding endopeptidase La, translating into MTSLPLLPLRDIVVFPGMVVPLFVGRDKSVAALVEAMEGDKDIFLLAQLDPACDDPTAEDLYDVGVVAQVLQLLKLPDGTVRVLVEGQTRAKLVSLEEQDEFVIARTERIEEAVDEGSEASAMMRSALEQFTEYAKHNKKLPEDIEEQLADIEEPGRLADAIAAALSAKVSTKQQLLSEVDAFKRLEMVFSVMEGELSVLQVERKIRGRVKRQMEKTQREYYLNEQLKAIQSELGGEGEDGNEIAELQQKIDSLKLSKEAKAKANAELKKLKTMQPMSAEATVVRNYLDVLLGLPWGKKSRLKRDIAKAQEVLDKDHYALDKVKDRIIEYLAVQARTNKLKGPILCLVGPPGVGKTSLGKSIARATGREFVRQSLGGVRDEAEIRGHRRTYIGSLPGKIVTNLKKAGASNPLFLLDEIDKLGKDFRGDPASALLEVLDPEQNAKFQDHYLELDIDLSDVMFVCTANSLDLPQPLLDRMEIIRLEGYTEDEKVEIAQRHLIAKQVEAHGLKKGEFELTEAGLRDLIRYYTREAGVRTLEREIARLARKSLRKILEKKAEKIVITPENLGEFAGVRKFRFGMSEEEAQIGAVTGLAWTEVGGELLTIESVTTPGKGEIKSTGKLGEVMNESIQTAFSFVKARAPAYGIKPSIFQRKNIHIHLPEGAVPKDGPSAGIGMVTSIVSTLTGIAVRPDVAMTGEVTLRGRVLAIGGLKEKLLAALRGGIKTVLIPEDNVKDLAEIPDNVKEGMEIIAVAHVDEVLRHALTQGTAAIEWTEADDLASQPAPPTSAAASGATTAH; encoded by the coding sequence ATGACCTCTCTTCCCCTTCTCCCCCTTCGCGACATCGTCGTGTTTCCCGGCATGGTCGTCCCGCTCTTCGTGGGCCGCGACAAGTCGGTGGCGGCGCTGGTCGAGGCGATGGAGGGCGACAAGGATATCTTCCTGCTCGCCCAGCTCGATCCCGCGTGTGACGATCCCACGGCGGAGGATCTCTATGACGTGGGCGTGGTCGCCCAGGTCCTGCAGCTGCTCAAGCTACCCGACGGCACGGTGCGCGTGCTGGTGGAGGGGCAGACCCGCGCGAAGCTCGTCTCGCTCGAAGAGCAGGATGAATTCGTGATCGCGCGGACCGAGCGGATCGAGGAAGCGGTGGACGAAGGCAGCGAAGCCTCCGCCATGATGCGTTCCGCGCTCGAGCAGTTCACCGAATATGCCAAGCATAACAAGAAGCTGCCCGAGGATATCGAGGAGCAGCTGGCCGATATCGAAGAGCCGGGCCGGCTGGCCGATGCCATCGCCGCCGCGCTGTCCGCCAAGGTTTCCACCAAGCAGCAGCTGCTGAGCGAGGTCGATGCCTTCAAGCGGCTGGAAATGGTGTTCTCCGTGATGGAGGGCGAGCTGTCGGTGCTGCAGGTGGAACGCAAGATCCGCGGCCGCGTGAAGCGCCAGATGGAGAAGACCCAGCGCGAATATTACCTCAACGAACAGCTCAAGGCGATCCAGAGCGAGCTGGGCGGCGAGGGCGAGGACGGCAACGAGATTGCCGAGCTGCAGCAGAAGATCGACAGCCTCAAGCTCTCCAAGGAAGCCAAGGCCAAGGCCAATGCCGAGCTGAAGAAGCTCAAGACCATGCAGCCGATGAGCGCAGAGGCGACCGTGGTCCGCAACTATCTGGATGTGCTGCTGGGCCTGCCCTGGGGCAAGAAGAGCCGGCTGAAGCGCGACATCGCCAAGGCGCAGGAGGTGCTCGACAAGGATCACTACGCGCTCGACAAGGTGAAGGACCGCATCATCGAATATCTCGCCGTGCAGGCGCGCACCAACAAGCTGAAGGGGCCGATCCTGTGCCTCGTCGGCCCTCCGGGCGTCGGCAAGACGAGCCTCGGCAAGTCCATCGCCCGCGCCACGGGCCGCGAGTTCGTGCGCCAGTCGCTGGGCGGCGTGCGCGACGAGGCGGAGATCCGCGGCCACCGGCGGACCTATATCGGCTCGCTGCCGGGCAAGATCGTGACCAATCTCAAGAAGGCGGGGGCCAGCAATCCGCTGTTCCTGCTCGACGAGATCGACAAGCTGGGCAAGGATTTCCGCGGCGATCCCGCATCGGCCCTGCTGGAAGTGCTCGATCCGGAGCAGAACGCCAAGTTCCAGGACCATTATCTGGAACTGGATATCGACCTCAGCGACGTGATGTTCGTCTGCACGGCGAACAGCCTTGACCTGCCCCAGCCGCTGCTGGATCGGATGGAGATCATCCGGCTGGAAGGCTATACCGAGGACGAGAAGGTCGAGATCGCCCAGCGCCATTTGATCGCCAAGCAGGTGGAAGCGCATGGCCTGAAGAAGGGCGAGTTCGAGCTGACCGAGGCCGGGCTGCGCGACCTGATCCGCTATTACACAAGGGAAGCCGGCGTGCGCACGCTGGAGCGCGAAATCGCCCGGCTGGCGCGCAAGAGTCTGCGCAAGATCCTGGAAAAGAAGGCGGAGAAGATCGTCATCACGCCCGAAAACCTCGGTGAGTTCGCCGGGGTGCGCAAGTTCCGCTTCGGCATGAGCGAGGAGGAAGCGCAGATCGGTGCAGTGACGGGTCTTGCCTGGACCGAAGTGGGCGGCGAATTGCTGACCATCGAAAGCGTCACCACGCCGGGCAAGGGCGAGATCAAGTCCACCGGCAAGCTGGGCGAAGTGATGAACGAAAGCATCCAGACGGCTTTCAGCTTCGTGAAGGCGCGAGCGCCCGCCTATGGCATCAAGCCTTCGATCTTCCAGCGCAAGAACATCCACATCCACCTGCCCGAAGGGGCGGTGCCCAAGGATGGCCCTTCGGCCGGCATCGGCATGGTCACCTCCATCGTCTCCACCCTCACCGGAATTGCGGTGCGGCCGGACGTGGCGATGACCGGTGAGGTCACGCTGCGCGGGCGGGTGCTGGCGATCGGCGGCCTGAAGGAGAAGCTGCTGGCGGCGCTGCGCGGCGGCATCAAGACCGTGCTGATCCCGGAGGACAATGTGAAGGATCTCGCCGAGATCCCCGACAACGTTAAAGAAGGGATGGAGATCATCGCCGTAGCCCATGTGGACGAGGTGCTGCGCCACGCGCTGACTCAGGGCACCGCCGCGATCGAATGGACCGAGGCGGACGACCTGGCCAGCCAGCCTGCGCCGCCGACTTCCGCCGCTGCGAGCGGGGCCACCACGGCGCACTGA
- a CDS encoding phosphatase PAP2 family protein gives MTAKGQPMREWEWIVPSVLLTVLSAAAAILFIPNYAGLLPALSILPAWMAVAGLIACLYGFAAALRRRHAQPIAALMQWLGSGAVKAGSVALIMLLAGLNLIAFMWVKPLLNYLVPFSADPLLARIDHALFLGTDPWKLLHPLAFPGAGGLYHPGWFIIMIFALLMAAAARPSPERSAVLLSYFVLWSLVGPTIHSLLPAAGPIFYERMGYGSRFAGLDGGVETTAVADYLWHIYASRSFGAGGGISAMPSMHVTISTWTMIAFATFARRGLPLAIAAWAVIFALSIALGWHYAADGIVGTAAAFACYRAILATFRRRAAPQAAQVAIA, from the coding sequence ATGACAGCGAAAGGCCAGCCGATGCGCGAATGGGAATGGATAGTGCCGAGCGTTTTGCTCACCGTCCTCTCCGCGGCGGCGGCGATCCTGTTCATCCCGAACTACGCCGGCCTGCTGCCCGCGCTTTCGATTCTTCCGGCGTGGATGGCGGTGGCCGGGTTGATCGCCTGCCTGTATGGTTTCGCCGCCGCGCTGCGCCGGAGGCATGCCCAACCAATTGCAGCATTGATGCAGTGGCTCGGCAGCGGCGCTGTAAAGGCGGGTTCGGTGGCCCTTATCATGCTGCTGGCGGGGCTCAATTTAATCGCCTTCATGTGGGTGAAGCCGCTGCTGAACTACCTCGTCCCCTTCTCGGCGGACCCGCTGCTGGCGCGGATCGACCATGCGCTGTTCCTCGGCACGGACCCATGGAAGCTGTTGCATCCGCTGGCTTTTCCGGGCGCCGGGGGGCTCTATCACCCGGGCTGGTTCATCATCATGATCTTCGCCCTGCTGATGGCCGCCGCCGCCCGCCCATCGCCGGAACGCTCCGCCGTGCTGCTGAGCTATTTCGTGCTGTGGTCGCTGGTCGGCCCCACCATCCACTCCCTGCTGCCCGCCGCCGGCCCCATTTTTTACGAGCGAATGGGCTACGGATCGCGCTTTGCCGGGCTGGACGGAGGGGTGGAGACGACCGCCGTGGCGGATTACCTGTGGCACATCTACGCCAGCCGCAGCTTCGGCGCCGGCGGCGGGATTTCCGCCATGCCCTCGATGCATGTCACCATCAGCACCTGGACCATGATCGCCTTCGCCACCTTCGCGCGGCGCGGGCTGCCCCTGGCGATCGCCGCCTGGGCAGTGATCTTCGCGCTCTCGATCGCGCTCGGCTGGCACTATGCGGCCGACGGCATCGTCGGCACCGCGGCCGCCTTTGCCTGTTACCGCGCGATCCTGGCGACCTTCCGCCGCCGCGCCGCCCCGCAGGCGGCGCAGGTGGCGATCGCCTGA
- a CDS encoding YbaB/EbfC family nucleoid-associated protein, whose product MKSMEEMMKAAQQAAETIQQQMNEAQAKLDTIEVEGVSGGGLVKIRASAKGRILGVSIDDSLIVPEDKGMLEDLVAAAFNDARGKADQAANAEMQKVQSGMGLPPGFNFPGLG is encoded by the coding sequence ATGAAATCGATGGAAGAAATGATGAAGGCCGCGCAGCAGGCCGCCGAAACCATCCAGCAGCAGATGAACGAGGCGCAGGCCAAGCTCGACACGATCGAGGTAGAAGGCGTTTCGGGCGGCGGTCTGGTGAAGATCCGCGCCAGCGCCAAGGGCCGCATTCTCGGCGTGTCGATCGACGACAGCCTGATTGTGCCGGAAGACAAGGGCATGCTGGAAGATCTCGTCGCCGCCGCTTTCAATGACGCGCGGGGCAAGGCGGATCAGGCCGCCAATGCGGAAATGCAGAAGGTCCAGTCCGGCATGGGCCTGCCGCCGGGCTTCAACTTCCCTGGCCTCGGCTGA
- a CDS encoding DNA polymerase III subunit gamma/tau: MGDSGDMSGETPPWETAADGASGAGGDAAPADVPSAAELEAAGQAAMFGEVPAAPPLSPAPSSSSAPAASGQPYRVLARKYRPQTFSELIGQDAMVKTLGHAIERDRLAHAFLMTGVRGVGKTSTARLIAKALNCVGPDGTGGPTIDPCGVCEPCRAIAEGRHIDVIEMDAASHTGVDDVREIIEAVRYAAVSARYKIYIVDEVHMLSRNAFNALLKTLEEPPAHVKFLFATTEVDKLPVTVLSRTQRFDLRRIPAELLQRHFAEICVKEDVEADPEALALVASAAEGSVRDGLSILDQAIAHADLETGSGERALVTADRVRDMLGLADKGAQRRLYAALLAGDPQAMLAEADKQYALGVEPVALLRGTMELTHRIAVAQVGNAGADAPTEEERQAVAEWAERLSPGQVHRLWQLLLKGHEEVRGAPDPMVAAQMALLRVLHAADLPDPGRLAKQLQDMAASGALGGGSAGGGAPGGPVASVNWRELCDRVDAAGMLRVAQVMRDWVRLIELTPGRLVFALAPGYSEDPAPELRDALLRATGERWQVERGEGGRAPSLREQEEAARAAEAERIRKSPLVEAAFAVFPGAELVEEEDAPRGTSNWSRTA, from the coding sequence ATGGGTGATTCAGGCGACATGTCCGGCGAAACCCCGCCGTGGGAAACCGCGGCGGATGGCGCGTCCGGCGCAGGCGGTGACGCCGCGCCTGCCGACGTGCCGAGCGCGGCGGAGCTCGAAGCGGCCGGCCAGGCCGCGATGTTCGGGGAAGTTCCGGCTGCGCCCCCGCTATCCCCCGCACCGTCCTCCTCGTCCGCACCCGCTGCCAGCGGGCAACCCTATCGCGTGCTGGCGCGCAAATACCGGCCGCAGACCTTTTCCGAGCTGATCGGCCAGGATGCCATGGTGAAGACGCTGGGCCACGCCATCGAGCGTGATCGGCTGGCCCATGCCTTCCTGATGACCGGGGTGCGCGGGGTGGGCAAGACCTCGACCGCGCGGCTGATCGCCAAGGCGCTGAACTGCGTGGGGCCGGATGGAACGGGCGGGCCGACCATCGATCCATGCGGCGTGTGCGAGCCGTGCAGGGCCATTGCAGAGGGCCGGCATATCGATGTGATCGAGATGGACGCGGCCAGCCACACCGGCGTGGACGATGTGCGCGAGATCATCGAAGCGGTGCGCTACGCTGCCGTCTCGGCCCGTTACAAGATCTATATCGTGGACGAGGTCCACATGCTGTCTCGCAATGCTTTCAATGCATTGCTGAAGACACTTGAGGAACCACCTGCGCATGTGAAGTTCCTCTTCGCCACCACCGAGGTGGACAAGCTGCCGGTCACGGTGCTCAGCCGCACGCAGCGCTTCGACCTGCGCCGCATCCCTGCCGAACTGCTCCAGCGCCACTTCGCGGAAATCTGCGTGAAGGAGGATGTGGAGGCGGACCCGGAGGCGCTGGCGCTGGTTGCCTCCGCCGCCGAAGGATCGGTGCGCGACGGGCTCTCGATCCTCGATCAGGCGATTGCCCATGCCGATCTGGAAACCGGCAGCGGCGAGCGAGCGCTCGTCACGGCGGATCGGGTGCGGGACATGCTGGGGCTGGCGGACAAGGGTGCACAGCGGCGGCTCTATGCGGCGCTGCTGGCGGGCGATCCGCAGGCGATGCTGGCGGAAGCGGACAAGCAATATGCGCTTGGCGTGGAGCCGGTGGCTCTGCTGCGCGGTACGATGGAACTAACGCATCGCATTGCGGTGGCGCAGGTCGGCAATGCCGGGGCCGACGCGCCGACCGAGGAAGAGCGGCAGGCGGTGGCGGAGTGGGCGGAGCGGCTCTCCCCCGGGCAGGTTCATCGGCTGTGGCAATTGCTGCTCAAGGGGCACGAGGAAGTGCGCGGTGCGCCCGATCCCATGGTCGCGGCGCAGATGGCGCTGCTGCGCGTGCTCCATGCCGCCGATCTCCCCGATCCGGGACGGCTGGCGAAGCAATTGCAGGACATGGCGGCGAGCGGCGCGCTGGGCGGCGGATCGGCCGGGGGCGGTGCTCCCGGTGGACCGGTGGCCAGCGTCAACTGGCGCGAGCTGTGCGATCGGGTGGATGCGGCTGGCATGTTGCGCGTGGCGCAGGTGATGCGCGACTGGGTGCGGCTGATCGAACTCACCCCGGGTCGCCTCGTCTTCGCGCTGGCGCCGGGCTATTCCGAGGATCCTGCGCCGGAGCTGCGCGATGCCCTGCTGCGCGCCACCGGAGAGCGCTGGCAGGTAGAGCGTGGCGAAGGGGGGAGGGCGCCTTCCCTGCGCGAACAGGAAGAGGCCGCCCGCGCGGCCGAGGCAGAGCGTATTCGTAAGTCCCCGCTGGTGGAGGCGGCCTTCGCCGTCTTTCCGGGTGCCGAACTCGTCGAAGAGGAAGACGCACCGCGCGGGACCAGCAATTGGAGCAGAACAGCATGA
- a CDS encoding ETC complex I subunit, with amino-acid sequence MQARIYKRPKNAMQSGKALTDQWVLDFVPAEAQKPDPLMGWAGSGDTRRQVQLKFPSKEAAVAYAEKYGINALVHDVPPRRLKIQAYADNFR; translated from the coding sequence ATGCAGGCACGCATCTACAAACGCCCGAAAAACGCCATGCAGTCTGGCAAGGCGCTCACCGATCAATGGGTGCTCGATTTCGTGCCCGCCGAAGCGCAGAAGCCGGATCCGCTGATGGGCTGGGCCGGCAGCGGGGATACGCGGCGGCAGGTCCAGCTGAAGTTTCCCAGCAAGGAAGCGGCCGTCGCCTATGCGGAGAAATATGGCATCAATGCCCTGGTGCATGATGTCCCGCCCCGGCGGCTGAAGATCCAGGCCTACGCCGACAATTTTCGCTGA
- the hrpB gene encoding ATP-dependent helicase HrpB — MTEAASMDDLPIRVVLPQLLAALRGRNSAVLIAPPGAGKTTAVAPALLDEPWCTGQVILLSPRRVAARAAAERIAELLGEKVGGRVGYLTRLDSRQSAATHILVVTEAIFVSRILGDQELSGISAVLFDEAHERHLDSDLGLALALETQGVLREDLRLIVMSATIDGTRFARLLGEDAPVIESEGRAHPLQIKWLGSRPDMRLEDAMTAAVLTAWREEQGDILAFLPGVGEIERVRERLADKLPHVPILPLHGQVEPQAQRAAIRRDPEGRRRIVLATSIAETSITLEGVSISVDSGLARRAEFDLAAGVTHLVTRRASQASAAQRAGRAARQGPGVAYRLWEEASHAGRERFDPPEMLTSDLAPLVLALAQWGVAEPASLPWLDPPPPPAVAAAQDRLRALDALDAEGRITPRGRMIAALPMSPWQAAMVLAGAEYGVEGLAAKLALLLQERGLGGRGEDLAQRLQRWDGDRSARADGARKLAAGWAKRARSLQAGGGASARVLRQAQDERVGGAPRDARSEAVVQGEGERTTARGAHTRPKPARPEPVEGAAPPPPGILLAMALPDNLARRRDPYGESWISAGGRGFALDAASPLASAEWLAIGDAQGRAQAARITAALPLTSADVEQWLEQRIERRSLLRWTGQRVEARLERRMGAITLASGPDPKPDAVAVAALLVEKAVENLADMLPKSLLARAAFAGVDELSLAYLAERAEVWLTPLLAGRRDLDVPPGRLVDAALGLLDWDARQRLDRVAPREFTSPAGTTHAIDYSGPDAPSVEVRVQALFGLESHPLIGRTPLLLKLTSPAGRPIQATRDLPGFWRGSWADVRKEMKGRYPKHRWPEEPWAEKPSLKTRNAFDAS; from the coding sequence ATGACGGAAGCGGCCTCGATGGACGATCTGCCGATCCGCGTTGTGTTGCCGCAGCTGCTGGCTGCCTTGCGCGGGCGAAACTCGGCGGTGCTGATTGCGCCGCCTGGGGCCGGCAAAACGACCGCCGTGGCTCCGGCCTTGCTCGATGAGCCATGGTGCACGGGGCAGGTGATCCTGCTCAGCCCGCGCCGGGTCGCCGCCCGCGCGGCGGCGGAGCGCATTGCGGAACTGCTGGGCGAGAAGGTCGGTGGCCGCGTGGGCTATCTCACCCGGCTGGACAGCCGCCAGAGCGCCGCCACGCATATCCTCGTGGTGACGGAAGCGATCTTCGTCAGCCGCATCCTCGGCGATCAGGAGCTCTCCGGCATTTCTGCCGTGCTGTTCGACGAAGCGCATGAGCGGCATCTCGATTCCGATCTCGGCCTCGCGCTGGCGCTCGAGACTCAGGGCGTGCTGCGCGAAGATCTGCGGCTGATCGTCATGTCCGCCACGATCGACGGCACCCGCTTCGCGCGGCTGCTCGGCGAGGATGCGCCGGTGATCGAGAGCGAGGGCCGCGCCCATCCCCTGCAGATCAAGTGGCTGGGCAGCCGCCCGGACATGCGGCTGGAAGATGCGATGACCGCCGCCGTGCTCACTGCATGGCGGGAAGAGCAGGGTGATATCCTCGCCTTCCTCCCGGGCGTGGGTGAAATCGAGCGGGTGCGCGAGCGGCTGGCGGACAAATTACCCCATGTCCCCATCCTGCCGCTGCACGGGCAGGTGGAGCCGCAGGCGCAGCGCGCCGCGATCCGGCGGGACCCCGAAGGCCGACGGCGGATCGTCCTCGCCACCTCGATCGCGGAAACCTCGATCACGCTTGAGGGTGTGTCGATAAGTGTCGATTCCGGCCTTGCGCGTCGGGCGGAGTTCGATCTTGCGGCGGGCGTTACGCATCTTGTGACACGCCGCGCCAGCCAAGCCTCGGCTGCGCAGCGGGCCGGGCGCGCGGCGCGGCAGGGGCCGGGCGTGGCCTACCGCTTGTGGGAAGAGGCGTCGCATGCTGGGCGCGAACGCTTCGATCCGCCGGAGATGCTCACCTCCGATCTCGCGCCGCTTGTGCTGGCGCTGGCGCAATGGGGCGTGGCGGAGCCAGCTTCGCTGCCCTGGCTCGACCCGCCGCCCCCGCCAGCGGTGGCTGCCGCGCAGGACCGGCTGCGGGCACTCGATGCGCTCGATGCTGAGGGGAGGATCACTCCGCGCGGGCGCATGATCGCGGCCTTGCCCATGTCCCCCTGGCAGGCGGCCATGGTGCTGGCGGGGGCAGAGTACGGGGTGGAAGGGTTGGCAGCAAAACTCGCCCTGCTGCTGCAGGAGCGTGGGCTCGGCGGGCGCGGGGAAGATCTCGCGCAGCGCCTGCAGCGCTGGGACGGTGATCGTTCAGCGCGAGCGGACGGGGCGCGCAAGCTGGCGGCGGGCTGGGCGAAGCGGGCGCGCAGCCTTCAGGCCGGGGGCGGGGCATCTGCGCGCGTCCTTCGACAGGCTCAGGACGAGCGGGTCGGAGGGGCGCCTCGCGATGCGCGGTCTGAGGCAGTGGTTCAGGGCGAGGGGGAGCGGACCACCGCAAGAGGCGCGCACACCAGACCCAAACCTGCTCGTCCTGAGCCTGTCGAAGGAGCCGCACCTCCTCCTCCGGGCATCCTCCTCGCTATGGCGCTGCCGGACAATCTCGCCCGCCGCCGCGATCCTTACGGCGAGAGCTGGATTTCTGCCGGCGGTCGAGGCTTCGCTCTGGATGCCGCCTCGCCGCTGGCGTCTGCCGAATGGCTGGCGATCGGGGATGCGCAGGGCCGGGCGCAGGCGGCGCGGATCACGGCCGCACTTCCGCTGACCAGCGCCGATGTCGAGCAATGGCTGGAACAAAGGATCGAACGGCGATCCTTGCTGCGCTGGACGGGGCAGCGCGTGGAAGCCCGGCTTGAGCGCAGGATGGGTGCCATCACGCTTGCGAGTGGACCCGATCCCAAGCCCGATGCCGTGGCAGTGGCGGCGCTGCTTGTCGAGAAGGCTGTGGAAAACCTTGCGGATATGCTGCCGAAAAGCCTGCTGGCGCGCGCCGCATTCGCTGGTGTCGACGAGCTTTCACTCGCCTATCTGGCGGAGCGGGCTGAGGTATGGCTTACCCCGCTCCTTGCTGGCCGCCGCGATCTCGATGTGCCTCCCGGCCGTCTCGTCGATGCGGCCCTTGGCCTGCTGGACTGGGATGCCCGGCAGCGGCTGGACCGGGTCGCCCCGCGTGAATTCACCAGCCCGGCCGGCACCACCCATGCGATCGACTATTCCGGCCCCGACGCACCCAGTGTGGAAGTGCGGGTGCAGGCACTGTTCGGGCTGGAGAGCCATCCGCTGATCGGCCGCACGCCGCTGCTGCTGAAGCTCACGAGCCCGGCCGGTCGGCCGATTCAGGCCACGCGTGACCTGCCGGGCTTCTGGCGTGGCAGCTGGGCCGATGTGCGCAAGGAGATGAAGGGCCGTTACCCCAAGCATCGCTGGCCGGAGGAGCCATGGGCGGAAAAGCCCAGCCTCAAGACACGCAACGCGTTCGATGCCTCTTGA
- a CDS encoding polyprenyl synthetase family protein, which translates to MSGEVIQLKRQTPTLTPILSLTATAMNSVNAIILDRMQSEIPLIPALAGHLIAGGGKRMRPMLTLAGAELVGYQGTRHHRLAAAVEFIHTATLLHDDVVDGSETRRGKEAANIVFGNPATVLVGDFLFSRSFELMVEDGSLKVLKILSGASAIIAQGEVDQLTAQRRIETSEERYLNIIGAKTAALFAAASRIAAVIAECGEAEEQALDDYGRNLGIAFQLVDDAIDYDTGTAEMGKNRGDDFREGKMTLPVILAYARGSDEERRFWKDAIAGFRSEDEDLAHAVELIRRHDAVAATRERARHYAARACDALAIFPDGKARAAMVEAAQFAVSRGY; encoded by the coding sequence ATGAGCGGAGAGGTTATCCAGCTGAAGCGGCAGACGCCCACTCTCACGCCCATCCTGTCTTTGACGGCGACGGCGATGAATTCGGTGAATGCCATCATCCTCGACCGGATGCAGAGCGAAATCCCCCTGATTCCCGCACTTGCCGGCCATCTGATTGCCGGCGGGGGCAAGCGCATGCGCCCGATGCTGACGCTCGCCGGCGCGGAGCTGGTCGGCTATCAGGGCACCCGCCATCATCGCCTCGCCGCCGCGGTGGAATTCATCCACACGGCTACGCTGTTGCATGATGACGTGGTGGACGGCTCTGAAACCCGACGGGGCAAGGAAGCGGCCAACATCGTCTTTGGCAATCCCGCCACCGTCCTGGTGGGCGATTTCCTGTTCTCCCGCTCCTTCGAGCTGATGGTGGAGGACGGCAGCCTGAAGGTCCTGAAGATCCTTTCGGGCGCCAGCGCGATCATTGCCCAGGGCGAGGTTGACCAGCTCACCGCGCAGCGCCGGATCGAGACGAGCGAGGAGCGCTATCTCAACATCATCGGCGCGAAGACGGCCGCCCTGTTCGCCGCCGCCAGCCGCATCGCCGCCGTGATCGCCGAATGTGGCGAGGCGGAAGAGCAGGCGCTGGACGATTACGGCCGCAATCTCGGCATTGCGTTCCAACTGGTCGACGACGCGATCGATTACGACACCGGCACTGCCGAAATGGGCAAGAACCGGGGCGACGATTTCCGTGAAGGGAAGATGACGCTGCCGGTAATCCTCGCCTATGCGCGCGGTTCGGATGAGGAGCGGCGCTTCTGGAAGGATGCGATCGCCGGCTTCCGCAGCGAGGACGAGGATCTGGCCCACGCCGTGGAACTAATCCGCCGGCACGACGCCGTGGCCGCCACGCGCGAACGCGCGCGCCACTACGCGGCGCGCGCCTGCGACGCGCTGGCGATTTTCCCCGACGGCAAGGCACGCGCCGCGATGGTCGAAGCGGCGCAATTCGCGGTCAGCCGCGGGTATTGA
- a CDS encoding chorismate mutase, protein MASQSERTNPQSLPDAAPDAPADPVLSSYRKSIDNIDAALIHMLAERFRITQAVGEHKARAAMPAADPEREKRQIQRLRKLAEEADLDPEFSEKFIRFVIEEVIRHHRRAAKR, encoded by the coding sequence ATGGCCAGTCAGAGCGAACGCACAAACCCCCAGTCCCTGCCCGATGCCGCGCCCGACGCGCCGGCAGACCCGGTGCTCTCCTCCTATCGCAAGAGCATCGACAATATCGACGCGGCGCTGATCCACATGCTGGCAGAGCGTTTCCGCATCACCCAGGCAGTGGGGGAGCACAAGGCGCGCGCAGCCATGCCGGCCGCCGATCCCGAACGGGAGAAGCGCCAGATCCAGCGGCTGCGCAAGCTGGCGGAGGAAGCCGATCTCGATCCCGAGTTCAGCGAGAAGTTCATCCGCTTCGTGATCGAGGAAGTAATCCGCCACCACCGCCGCGCGGCGAAGCGCTGA
- a CDS encoding PilZ domain-containing protein: MTVLLAQMEPEQPRAGARGAGRYAIRLCAWMPERDRRALIYNLSLGGMLVRVERELMVGETVQLELPEAGKVQARVVRIESRNVYGCQFHEPISEAALGAALLKGGFGG, translated from the coding sequence ATGACGGTATTACTCGCCCAGATGGAACCCGAACAGCCGCGCGCAGGTGCGCGGGGTGCGGGCCGCTATGCGATACGCCTCTGCGCATGGATGCCCGAGCGGGACCGCCGCGCGCTTATCTATAATCTGTCTCTCGGCGGCATGCTCGTCCGCGTGGAGCGCGAACTGATGGTGGGAGAAACCGTTCAGCTCGAACTTCCCGAAGCGGGCAAGGTGCAGGCGCGCGTTGTCCGGATCGAAAGCCGAAACGTTTACGGCTGCCAGTTCCACGAGCCGATCAGCGAGGCGGCGTTGGGTGCCGCTCTGCTGAAGGGCGGCTTCGGCGGCTGA